The following are encoded together in the Malaya genurostris strain Urasoe2022 chromosome 3, Malgen_1.1, whole genome shotgun sequence genome:
- the LOC131435634 gene encoding tektin-1: protein MHRLAFQEKTIPYNGLVEQNLVIVPPVRPKYTPRDWDLNNRTKNIFSVNQQTLAERVICESERVIDETKFTTELNKNESDFRLKERISDIKFRLEELTKQKKDAHVEEEALKVYKQRTLDAIDTLKEIALPLCQKCIIMREMRQGVDLVCDDVDKELKRELGVINGSVELLHKLMDEGVEQLRKLRATIYLLDRDLSNKEKSIQIDEKNIELRSNQMGMKVYDGTVPLDPYNNTDPEWIKVTNANIENTAKEINSAQTLRSYIDQVLKQAAEDIRQQVERTNAAFSKRISEMRYTKIKLENVHKETMHQVNELTRNVTKLETEIAEKEGYVALAQMRMANRAHRPSLELCKDNVYDSLKREMAALRANISKLDQMVVQSRATLRYLLNTQVMQEEEINLKTSSLKIDEADCMTLRESLNFQNF, encoded by the exons ATGCACCGACTTGCTTTCCAGGAGAAAACCATACCGTACAACGGTTTGGTTGAACAAAACCTAGTAATTGTTCCTCCTGTTCGTCCCAAGTATACGCCACGCGACTGGGACCTGAACAATCGCACTAAAAATATATTCTCGGTCAATCAGCAAACACTGGCCGAGCGAGTAATCTG TGAAAGCGAACGAGTGATCGATGAAACCAAATTCACCACTGAGCTCAACAAaaatgaatccgacttccgattgaaGGAGCGCATTTCGGATATCAAGTTCCGCCTGGAAGAACTAACAAAACAGAAGAAGGATGCTCATGTCGAGGAAGAAGCACTGAAAGTGTACAAGCAAAGGACTTTGGATGCGATCGACACGTTGAAGGAAATCGCTCTACCTCTCTGTCAGAAATGCATTATAATGCGGGAAATGAGACAAGGCGTTGACCTAGTTTGCGATGATGTAGACAAAGAATTGAAACGAGAACTGGGAGTCATTAATGGTTCCGTCGAACTGCTGCATAAGTTGATGGACGAAGGCGTTGAACAGTTGAGAAAACTGAGGGCAACGATCTATCTGCTGGATCGTGATTTATCCAACAAGGAAAAATCGATAcaaatcgacgaaaaaaatattgaattgcGAAGCAATCAGATGGGAATGAAGGTTTATGATGGAACGGTTCCGTTGGATCCTTA CAACAACACCGATCCCGAGTGGATCAAGGTTACTAACGCTAACATTGAGAACACGGCCAAAGAAATCAACTCGGCACAAACGTTGCGTTCCTACATAGACCAGGTTCTGAAGCAGGCAGCCGAAGATATTCGCCAACAGGTGGAGCGTACAAATGCTGCCTTCTCGAAACGAATTTCCGAGATGCGTTACACCAAGATTAAACTGGAGAATGTCCACAAGGAAACGATGCACCAGGTGAATGAACTGACGCGGAACGTTACCAAACTGGAAACGGAAATAGCCGAAAAGGAAGGTTACGTTGCACTGGCACAGATGCGGATGGCTAATCGAGCGCACAGACCCAGCCTCGAACTTTGCAAGGATAATGTGTACGATAGTCTGAAAAGGGAAATGGCTGCTCTGCGTGCAAATATTTCCAAACTGGACCAGATGGTGGTACAGTCTAGGGCCACCTTGCGTTATCTGCTGAATACCCAGGTGATGCAGGAAGAGGAAATCAATCTGAAAACTAGTTCACTTAAGATTGACGAGGCCGACTGTATGACGCTTAGGGAAAGcttgaattttcaaaacttctaG